The window AATATCCGCTTACAGATATTAGAAAATACGAATAAATTAATAAAAAATACTGTACATAAGTATTCCACTCTGTCTCTTGAATAAGCATTATTGTCAAACACATTAAAATACATTTTATAATAATGGCTACATATTTTTGCTTAATCAAGCGATGAATTTGATTAGTATTAAGGGTCATAAAAATAATTGGCCCGGAAATTCTTACTGAAGGAAGATATTCAAAGACCTTATACAGTAAAAAACTTGCTACTAATGTCTTTACCAGTAAAGGATTCACTGAGTTCAATGAAAGTTCTATTTTAAGATATGATAACGTACCAATGGCTAAAATCGGTATAAAATAGAAATACCATAGATTCCGACTAAAGGTTAAAAATAATCTGAATTTTTCTTTAAATAGCATTAATGTCATATGTGACCTCTTTGATTAACTAAATCAATAAAGATACTCTCCAAAGAATTCTTTGAAGATTTGCTTAAATCCAGTAATTCCTTTTTAGTACCTTCAGCTACCAGCATACCTCTATTAATAAAAATAAAGGAGTCACAAATTGTTTCTGCTAAATCCAACATATGTGTAGAAAGCAAAATAGTTTTTCCCTCATCTCTTAATGATATCAGCAAATTCTTAAACTCATTAATTTGTTCAGGATCTAATCCATTAAAAGGCTCATCAGCAATTAATAAATCAAAACCTCTAAGAATAGAAAAAACTATCATCATTTTCTGTTGATTCCCTTTTGATAATTGTGAAGGGAAATTATTAAAGTACTCTGAAATTTTAAATCTATCGGATAATTCTAATATTTTATTTTTGTCTGACTTATAAATTTTACACAGAAACAGTAAATTTTCATATAAAGTAAGCTCTTCAAAATAAACCGGTTCGTCAGGGATATATGAAACGGGATATTCACTCAGCTTAGATATATTCTTACCATCTAACAGAATTTCTCCCGAATCAGGTTCAAGCAGTTTTACCACATTCTTTATTATGGTGGTTTTTCCAGCTCCGTTACTGCCTATCAAACCAACAATACTCGATTTTTTAATTGAAAAGCTAATATTCTTTAAAGCTTGAAATTCACCATAATATTTAGATAGATTCTTTACTTCTATCATGCCCTGCCTCCGGTTTGTATGGTTTGTAGAAAATCAATTCACAGGTTGTAAAACTCCTGTTCTGTCATCATAGAATTTATTTGTATCAACTCCATCCATCACAATAACTCCATGTACTGACCCTGTTGTGGTTGGGTCTTTCCATGACCACACAAGATCTCCCTTTGAAGTAAACTCCAAAAGCTGAACTCCGTTTGAGCTGTCTCCTGAATTATGCCCTGTCCAATTGCTTATGACAATATTTCCATTCTTCAAAACCTGAATTCCTCCAAAGAAATTGTAATTCAGATTGCTTTCAGGTGCAGGATTTCCGCCAAACTTCTTAACCAGATTTCCATTTACATCAAAAATACCTGCATATACACTGTATCCGTTGGATATTAGCAGTTCTCCATTAGGACGTTCAAGTATCTGATAAACATTAGTTGTATTAGGAATAGATATCTTCCTGTAGATTTTACCTGTCATATCTGCTTCAACCGCCGTATTGGCCCCTCCAAAAAGTAATGTGTTTTTAGAAGAAAACCTCATTAGTCTTAAATCTCTTAGCCCGCTGAATGTCGCTGTTTTAACTGCCTTATCATTTGCATCCAGCTCAGTTATTACAAATCCGTTATTGGCACTATTGGTGCAGCCAATGAATGTATGTCCATCAGTTGTCCTTCTGACTGATTGGGTATTTGCATATGCCGAATTATGAAATTCCTTGAGCAGCTTTTTGGTAGCCAAATTATAGATATAGTATCCGTCGCCTCCACTTAGTAATAGCTGCTGATTGCCTATCAGCTGGTAATCTCGGCAACGATAAGGCAAGCTTATGTTCCAGTTTTTTGTAGAATCGTTCTGATCCACAAAATGCAATTGCGACCTTGCCTCATCATTAACTATGAAACTGTGTCGTATTGGTACTGGAGTAATTGTAGGGTAACTTGCACTTGTAGTGTTAAAATGGTTTGCTACAATTAATATATCGCTCATGTTGACTACATTGTCCTTGTTAAGGTCGTGAAGAGCTTGGTATCTTCCATCACCTGAGGAGCTGTTAAAGGATTTGGTGATTTCGGCTGCATCCAACGTATTTATGAATCCATCCTGATTTATATCACCTGCCCACATATTAATAGGAGCTTCAGGTGTGCTAATTTGAAGGCTGTCTGAGATATTGCCTATTTGAATTATTCTTGACAGATATTGATTCTTCGATATGTTCAAGCTAAGGTTAGTAGCCGTAGTATTAATGCCCGCTATATAGAAATACCCATCTGAATCAGTTGTTGCAGTCTTGCCCGTTCCTTGAAGGGTAACTGTAAATCCGGCCTTAGAACCTTCAGCTTCGGGTATAACGTATCCATATATTTTATAACTGGGTGGTAAAACTTCTGCCCGAACAGTTTGAAAGCCGGCCGCTGCAAATGTATTGCAGATGAGTGAAATAACCAAAGCTAATAATAGCTTCCACTTACTTCTTAACATTATTAAATCCCCCTTGTTCTTACTATTTTGCCTTCTTTATTAATATCTCGAATTACTTCCCATTACAGGGAAACTATTAATAATCCCCAGCAAGTATTTCTTGATTAATGAAAAATCCAGTGCGGTTATTTGACCATCTCCATCAACGTCAGCAGCCAGTCTGCCGTTTGTAGCAGGAAAATCGCTAATCTTGCCCAGCAAATACTGTTTCATTAATGAATAATCTATAGCGTCGATTATATTGCTTCCATCAACATCACCATACATTATAGCTTCGGAGGCAGACAGTTGTTCAGGTTGTATTATCGTACACTCTCTTACCTCTTTGTTATCCCAATCATAAATACTAACGCCTTTATCAGCACCCGGCATGGTGGGCGTTTGATCGAACGCAATGCTTGTACTATTCACCTGCAATACCTTGAATTTTATTACTGCTGCCGACCCTGTTCTTTCAGTCATTCCACTTTTTCTATATGTATCAAGTCCAAGATATGCCTTTCCAAAATTTAGAATTCCTTTATTCAAGTCATTTGTAGCTACTCCAAATGGTATGAAGTTGTCATTTTTTAAAAGGGTTCCATTATCGGGCACTGTACTTGTCCCATAAGCAGAAACCGTACCTTCTGCCGATACCTTTACGGGCTGCAAAATAGCAGGATTATAAGTCATGTTAATCTGATACCCTGCAAAGTTTGTGATTTCACTTACTTTGACTGTTGCGGTGATTATTTGGCCCACTGAAGTAATACCTGCTGTGTCAAAGTCAACCGTAACAGCCCCCGTGTCTGCAGCTGATACAAAACCAACAGAAGCCATCAATGTAAAAATTAATGACAGAACCAGTATAAAACAACACTTTTTCATTTTCTTCCCCCCAATATATACTAACCCGAAATTTCATGTATGCCAGCGACAACTTTTGTCTGCAAATATTCATCCTTTTAATTACTTATATAGAAACATTTTACTACCGCAGATACAATGTTACAACTTTTTTATTATAAATAACTAAATGGTAAATAATAATGGAGAAATGAAAATCCCTATTTACTTAGTTTCACATTTTTTTGGCATTAAGCTCAAAATTAACATAATCAGCGCAAGGGGAATCATGACTTTATCCAGATATCCCCCCGGCGGTGTTCCGGCATTGGCTTCGAAAACAAGTGGCTTCATTACGCCAAGCAATACCCTGAAACAATATTCAAGGAATAATAAAATATACATAAAAGGAAGCAGAGATTTATACCTTATACTAACCAGTAATTGGACGAATGATAAAATTAGTTGACTTGAACCCCAAAGTGCAAAAACGAAAATAATATTCTTCCCACCTTGTGACAAGTCAATATGAGCAATACTTCCCGCTCCGCCATCGGGTAAAAAAAAGTGGATACAGCTTCTCACAGTACTTATAAGCGAATAAATAACAAATACATAAACAGCAATCCCATAACCCTTGTAATCATTATTAATATTTTTAGGAAAGATTTTTGTAATCATGTTTTTCATAAGTTTTTTCTCCCTTTCAATATGCTACTACAAATAATTAAGATACACTTGTACTTTATTTATTGAAATGATATCATATATGTATCTAATTATCCACATTTTGAAGCAATGTGGAACAGGAGAAGTAAAAATGTATCATATTTCTGACGACAAGCGTTCAAGAGAAAGCAGCCAATGGATTTATGAAGCTCTTGAGCAGTTAATGACAAAATTACCTTATGAAAAGATAAGAATAACAGATATCTGTAAAAAAGCGAAAGTTGGACGAGTGACTTTTTACAGACACTACGATACAATTGATGACATATTGCGAAAAAAGTGTGACGACAAATTTAGAGATTTACTGGTTTATTTGAAGGAGTACTCAGATGCTCAAAAAATGGCAGCAAAAACCTTTCTGGTACCTTTTCTGAGATTCTGGTATGTTAACCCAACTATTATAAGAATAATATTCTTGGCAAACAAGGACTTTATTATTAATGAATCAATTGAGAAAATTCTCGCTCCTATTGAAAAACTATATTTTGAACATCAAGAAAACAGGTACGACAGTTACTTTTCTTCTGTAAAATATGCTGTCAGCATCACTGTTTTGAAGGAATGGTTTAAAAATGACATGAATCTGGCTCCGGACGATTTGTCAATCGGTTTGCTGGAATATCTGAAAACCCTACTTAATGAAAGCATCCAATAATAATCAATTGAGGTAAAAACGCTATGGTAAATTACACAATAGAAGATTTGACAGAGGCGCTCCGTGCCATTAATTCTATAATTCACAAGTGCGAAAAAGCACTTGAAAAGTTCCCTGAGGGGAATTCGCATAATACTCTTCTGCGAAACCGATTAAAAGCAATGTATATTTCAAAAATGCTGATAACAGAAGCACTGTCTAAATTGAAGCCATCCCCAGAACCACAAACCCTATCTGACGATGGCTGTAGTTCTGAACTCCTGCTTTCAAATTTGGATAAGCTTCATACCACAGATTTAGGTACTGAAAGGATTCTAAAAAATCTGCATTTAGACACAGCTGATGTGGTGGGATGGTGTCGTGGTAAAATTAAGGCCCCAAAGGCCAGCATCACACGAAAGGGTAAAAA of the Ruminiclostridium papyrosolvens DSM 2782 genome contains:
- a CDS encoding TetR/AcrR family transcriptional regulator; translated protein: MYHISDDKRSRESSQWIYEALEQLMTKLPYEKIRITDICKKAKVGRVTFYRHYDTIDDILRKKCDDKFRDLLVYLKEYSDAQKMAAKTFLVPFLRFWYVNPTIIRIIFLANKDFIINESIEKILAPIEKLYFEHQENRYDSYFSSVKYAVSITVLKEWFKNDMNLAPDDLSIGLLEYLKTLLNESIQ
- a CDS encoding dockerin type I domain-containing protein — translated: MLRSKWKLLLALVISLICNTFAAAGFQTVRAEVLPPSYKIYGYVIPEAEGSKAGFTVTLQGTGKTATTDSDGYFYIAGINTTATNLSLNISKNQYLSRIIQIGNISDSLQISTPEAPINMWAGDINQDGFINTLDAAEITKSFNSSSGDGRYQALHDLNKDNVVNMSDILIVANHFNTTSASYPTITPVPIRHSFIVNDEARSQLHFVDQNDSTKNWNISLPYRCRDYQLIGNQQLLLSGGDGYYIYNLATKKLLKEFHNSAYANTQSVRRTTDGHTFIGCTNSANNGFVITELDANDKAVKTATFSGLRDLRLMRFSSKNTLLFGGANTAVEADMTGKIYRKISIPNTTNVYQILERPNGELLISNGYSVYAGIFDVNGNLVKKFGGNPAPESNLNYNFFGGIQVLKNGNIVISNWTGHNSGDSSNGVQLLEFTSKGDLVWSWKDPTTTGSVHGVIVMDGVDTNKFYDDRTGVLQPVN
- a CDS encoding ABC transporter ATP-binding protein, with protein sequence MIEVKNLSKYYGEFQALKNISFSIKKSSIVGLIGSNGAGKTTIIKNVVKLLEPDSGEILLDGKNISKLSEYPVSYIPDEPVYFEELTLYENLLFLCKIYKSDKNKILELSDRFKISEYFNNFPSQLSKGNQQKMMIVFSILRGFDLLIADEPFNGLDPEQINEFKNLLISLRDEGKTILLSTHMLDLAETICDSFIFINRGMLVAEGTKKELLDLSKSSKNSLESIFIDLVNQRGHI
- a CDS encoding DUF3781 domain-containing protein; the encoded protein is MLITEALSKLKPSPEPQTLSDDGCSSELLLSNLDKLHTTDLGTERILKNLHLDTADVVGWCRGKIKAPKASITRKGKNWYITSDNCEFTINAHSYTIITAHRRTKKHDCQ
- a CDS encoding dockerin type I domain-containing protein; this encodes MKKCCFILVLSLIFTLMASVGFVSAADTGAVTVDFDTAGITSVGQIITATVKVSEITNFAGYQINMTYNPAILQPVKVSAEGTVSAYGTSTVPDNGTLLKNDNFIPFGVATNDLNKGILNFGKAYLGLDTYRKSGMTERTGSAAVIKFKVLQVNSTSIAFDQTPTMPGADKGVSIYDWDNKEVRECTIIQPEQLSASEAIMYGDVDGSNIIDAIDYSLMKQYLLGKISDFPATNGRLAADVDGDGQITALDFSLIKKYLLGIINSFPVMGSNSRY